In a single window of the Prionailurus viverrinus isolate Anna chromosome D3, UM_Priviv_1.0, whole genome shotgun sequence genome:
- the TMEM200C gene encoding transmembrane protein 200C, with amino-acid sequence MIATGGLLRISARKQDPLRPPSQVPKRKRKAKKRRKNDVVVVKGKLKLCSISGLIALCGILVLLVGIAMAVVGYWPKANGANREGGKQLPPAASGHRVPTTASSSSSGSKNRSRSHLGTPGGVNSSSVGAPRSTPPARSASPSSSSSSVGFFFRIFSGYLHSDKLKVFGPLIMGIGIFLFICANAVLHENRDKKTKIINLRDLYSTVIDVHSLRAKDLAAAAAAAAAAASSSSAPTSATPGTAPLNGFLSYVQSRGLELKPGSCGGGSGDAFGAAALLARGSWPHPAALGGGGGGAKEAASPPDLASSPRCPRESPSLTEAVYSIYRERSGVAGRRRAAAAAAAAVAAAAAATAAASSGGSPAPCSPPESWGRQSTASSLVGSSLSAFALLPLQGDRDGDGDGDAEGLSCSWQRPPGERGSREIPRGELDLSLTDLRGAPGCSRWAPSELEEPEGAAAAAAAARTARGQGGRLPRTGRYAALRRRSTSGLPDYRAPPSPEPPPSPRSAELDSSLLAQAASPSPPLRLEDSPPARPDSPSSQSDDPSCCNKGYSPLREAGTSLESVVQAVASKSPDCEAATAPGAEPSPPEDPSQGPPKAQPPQPVQRQFTNKEKLFMISRSHAIGVEDGELESTGI; translated from the coding sequence ATGATCGCCACCGGTGGCCTACTGAGGATTTCCGCCAGAAAGCAGGATCCCCTCCGGCCCCCAAGCCAGGTCCCCAAACGCAAGCGGAAAGCCAAGAAAAGGCGCAAGAACGACGTGGTGGTGGTAAAAGGCAAGCTAAAGCTGTGCTCCATCTCGGGGCTCATTGCCCTCTGCGGGATCCTGGTGCTGCTGGTGGGCATAGCCATGGCGGTGGTGGGCTACTGGCCCAAGGCCAACGGGGCCAATAGGGAAGGGGGTAAGCAGCTGCCGCCCGCAGCCAGCGGCCACCGCGTCCCGACCACGGCCAGTAGCAGCAGCAGTGGGAGCAAAAACCGGTCCAGGAGCCACCTGGGGACTCCCGGGGGTGTCAACTCCAGTTCGGTGGGTGCGCCCCGAAGCACCCCTCCAGCGCGGTCAGCCTCCCCttcgtcctcctcctcgtccgTGGGTTTCTTCTTCCGCATCTTCTCCGGATACCTGCACTCCGACAAGCTCAAGGTCTTCGGGCCCCTCATCATGGGCATAGGCATCTTCCTCTTCATCTGCGCCAACGCGGTGCTCCACGAGAACCGAGACAAGAAGACCAAGATCATCAACCTGCGGGACCTCTACTCCACCGTCATCGACGTGCACAGCCTCCGCGCTAAAGACCTGGCGGCCGCCGCGgctgcggccgccgccgccgcctcctcgtCCTCCGCCCCCACCTCGGCGACCCCCGGAACCGCGCCGCTCAACGGCTTCCTCAGCTACGTGCAGTCGCGGGGCCTGGAGCTGAAGCCCGGGAGCTGCGGCGGCGGCTCAGGGGACGCCTTCGGGGCGGCGGCGTTGCTGGCCAGGGGCTCGTGGCCTCACCCCGCGGCGCTAGGCGGGGGCGGTGGCGGGGCCAAGGAAGCCGCGTCCCCGCCGGACCTGGCCTCGTCTCCGCGCTGCCCGCGGGAGTCCCCGAGCCTGACGGAGGCCGTGTACAGCATCTACCGCGAGCGCTCGGGCGTGGCTGGCCGTCGCCgggccgccgccgctgccgccgccgcggtggccgctgccgccgccgccaccgcggCCGCCAGCAGCGGCGGCAGCCCGGCGCCCTGCAGCCCACCCGAGAGCTGGGGGCGCCAGAGCACCGCCAGCTCCCTCGTGGGCTCTTCGCTGAGCGCCTTCGCGTTACTACCCTTGCAAGGGGACCGCGACGGGGATGGGGACGGGGACGCGGAGGGCTTGAGCTGCAGCTGGCAGAGGCCGCCTGGGGAACGCGGCTCCCGGGAGATCCCAAGGGGCGAGCTCGACCTGAGCTTGACCGACCTCCGCGGCGCCCCGGGCTGCTCGCGTTGGGCGCCCAGCGAGCTGGAGGAGCCCgagggcgcggcggcggcggcggcggcggcgcgcacCGCCAGGGGGCAGGGTGGCCGCCTGCCCAGGACCGGCAGGTACGCCGCCCTGCGGCGCCGCAGCACTAGCGGGCTCCCGGACTACCGGGCGCCGCCGTCCCCcgagcccccaccctccccgcgCAGCGCGGAGCTGGACTCGAGCCTTCTGGCCCaagctgcctccccctccccgcccctgcggCTGGAGGACTCGCCCCCCGCCAGGCCGGACTCGCCGAGCTCCCAGTCGGACGACCCTTCCTGCTGCAATAAGGGCTACAGCCCCCTGCGGGAGGCTGGCACCTCTTTGGAGTCAGTTGTGCAAGCAGTAGCCAGTAAAAGTCCAGACTGTGAGGCCGCCACGGCCCCGGGTGCGGAGCCGAGCCCCCCGGAGGATCCCAGCCAAGGGCCACCGAAGGCCCAGCCACCTCAGCCGGTGCAGAGGCAGTTTACAAACAAGGAGAAACTCTTTATGATTTCCCGGTCTCATGCCATAGGGGTAGAGGATGGAGAGCTGGAAAGTACTGGCATTTAG
- the LOC125148645 gene encoding collagen alpha-2(VIII) chain-like, whose translation MAVGTRRPPVPSGEALPGGPGGARGGGWGAGEGPRARGGRRGAPAGSAGRSAPRPLPSPPPGRPGTAARLHWELCSFPSNYLSEQRVGGGPKKGPSLLEGLPISIRGALWVREGAVPASPARPPSLLSSLSPFLFCCLYSRTRHSLGCFSPSRLGVCSVDAQRAQIHMGPYLHLTSTERSYTSSCRV comes from the exons ATGGCAGTCGGTACCCG CCGGCCACCGGTGCCTTCGGGGGAAGCGCTTCCCGGAGGACCCGGAGGCGCGAGGGGAGGCGGATGGGGGGCCGGCGAGGGGCCCCGGGCAcggggtgggaggcggggggcGCCGGCGGGGAGCGCGGGGCGCTCGGCGCCTCGGCCTCTGCCTTCCCCGCCCCCGGGGCGCCCCGGGACCGCCGCCCGCCTGCACTGGGAGCTTTGTTCTTTTCCCTCCAACTACCTGTCTGAGCAGCGGGTCGGCGGGGGCCCCAAGAAAGGGCCGTCTCTCCTGGAGGGTCTCCCCATCAGCATCCGAGGGGCGCTCTGGGTGAGAGAGGGGGCAGTGCCCGCGTCTCCAGCCCGCCcgccctccctcctttcctccctctcccctttcctcttttgTTGCCTCTACTCTCGGACACGACACAGCCTTGGCTGTTTCTCCCCCTCCCGCTTGGGAGTTTGCAGTGTGGACGCACAGCGAGCACA GATCCACATGGGACCGTATCTGCACTTAACCTCCACGGAACGGAGTTACACAAGCAGCTGCCGTGTGTGA